AAATTTCCCATGGTTTATCCTTCTGCTGACTCAATCCCTGAATATTTTCTATTACCAACTCTTCAGTCATGCTATAACTGCTTAGCAAAGCCTCTCCAAAATATTGTAATCTTTGACTATTTTAATCTTTGATTATTTGTACCCACTGACTGGGGCCCTGACCCCAACCTGCTGGACAAGTTCCTGGTTTAACCTCAGACTTGCCTCATGACCAGACTTGTCTGGTGATCTGGACTCCTGTTGGAGCCTGGATATTGTCACTGGACCTGTCCTGACCTGCTGTCATGCTGGCTCCTGGCACCCCATCCCATTCTTCATCTTGTCCTCCAACCCCTGCCATCAGTTGAGTATATCAGCAGTAGCATTTTTTAGTCACTGTGTTGGCTATTCTTCTATCCTCTCATGTTTTTTTATCTGTTGTTGCAACTTCCTAATGTCCTCTTTCTCTATACCAGTAATGAAGCTCATAAAAGCCCTCCCAGCTGTATCTTAGTTTAAACAGTTTCTTCACAATTACCAGAGCCTTGGTCCCAGAGATCCATGACAGAGGAACTCATGTGGCATGCATGTTTTTTTTCAGGGTCTCCAGGTCCAACCGAGTAAAATTGATCTTTGCCAGAGACATCAACTAAGAAATACATCCTGAATGTAAGCTGTAAGGTTTCCACCAGGACAGAGAAAGAACTCAGCCATTGGTGAAGTGGTGGAAACAGTGTCCACAAAAGAATTAGTAACTTGGGAAGCAACTTGTGTTTGGGAAGAACAAGATGGGccagaaacagaaatgaagaaatctgccacaaaactgaaataaagggTTATAATGAAAACCAGGGACAAAATATATCAGAAACACAATAGCTCTGTAGAAATAAAAGAGACAATAAATTGGCTTCTGCTCTGGAAACAGGAATGATGAGAAATGTTCCAAAACACTGAGTTGGAATGAAGCTGTTCTGAGGCTTCCCAAGGCAGCTGCTGTCTTTACTGCATTTCAGTaatctttttaaagattatttgcCCTCATTGCTGTAAACTTATTTAAATCTTGCATGGATCCACCTTATGACTAGTATTCTGCAGTCTCACAGTGATCCCTGCCGTACTTTTAGAAGCTCCCAAAAGGCAACTGTTGTCAGTAAATTTTAATTTGCCTTATGTATTTTTTTTGAATTTGTAATTTGAAAGAGGTTGGAAACCACAACACACATACCATATGAATGTTTGCTTGTGTATATATGTTCAGCAAGATTGTTCTGTAGGTTATTAGATCTTTTTTCTCAAGAGTTTAGTACTCATAATTCAAATTTGAAAGCACATCTATAATAGCAATGTAAATCATCCTTCTACACTAAGGCCACACTTCATAAGCAGTCTTCTGTTTTAATTGATGATTTCAAAGATCTTTGTCATGAATTGGGGTGGACTCTCTCCGAGAAAGCTTTTAATCTAGTTTAGATACTATTGCACTTGCCTAAATAAACACATACTTCAGCCAAGTGAAATGATCAGTGATAGCTTCTGATCCTCAAAACACTCACACATGGTTCCTTCAAACAACAATACAGCActgttgatgaaaaaaaaaacctagcagAGGTTGAAAATGTTTCCACTCCCTTTCTGCAGGTCACTCAAAATTATCGATTGCTAGAATATGCAAACAGCAAAGCAGGCTGGGCATGTAAGACAatgcaatgaagaaaaatatacagtTCAGTTTTTTACAACTGCTCTGCTacagatattcttttttttaGACCTCCTTTGAAACAATGCATCAAACAATGTACCTGCACTGACTCCTACTTCAGGTTGAAAGTTTTAGCCTTAGATATGTTCAGAACtggaaaaacttctgaaaaaaattgaaaaatactatTAAGGATTTGCTTTGGATTCAGAGAGTAGAGATTTTCAAAGGAGCTCAGCCTGTTTGGGTGTATTTGCTCATTAGCCAAGCAAAACAGGAGCTGAGAGGCAATTCAGCTGTGGCCTATAAATATATTCTAGACTACACGCTAGGGGAGAAGAAAAGCTTCTCATGAATATGTTTATGCTGGAAATTAGAAGGTTTCTCAATCCTCACAGCAATGATGCTTTGGAACAACCTTTCACTGGAGGAATGAGGCAAAGCCATTTTAAATTGCAGCTTGATTAGCTGCAAGGATGATCCCATGGTTGTCTGTGACAAGAAATTACAGGGTGCGTGGGTCTGTGGATGGGCTCCTTTTCAAAACATGGCCTTACTTGTCACAGTGGGAACTTCAGGATGATGAGTGTTCTGGGAAACCTGGCTTTTACTAGATGTCTGAAAGTGAGCAGAGGCCATTCATTAACATCCTTTTCATGTGGTATTAACATGAGGCACCTGGAAGGTAAGAAGTAGGCATTCAATCACAGGCTACAGATCGATTTGgataaaataatttgtgaagaattttctttttaaaaaaaataaattcagcatgAACAATTAAACGAATGATATCTTACTCAGACTTGCTACCAGTTATTATACTATCCCTTCCAATTACCAGTTTATTACAGGAGATAGCTTTCATGTCACACACTGTCTTCTGTGAGCCACACTGATATTCCAAGTGCACACTGAGTTGCGATGACCTGACATTTCAGGGAGTACGACGGTAATTATGGCATCCCTAGAGATGGGCGGCACTGTCTTGCCCAAGGGCACGCCAAGTCTAACCCCCATCAGCTAGAGGCTGGATGGACTGTGCCTGGCAGGAGCACTTAGGATGGAAAACAGTGTTGAACTGCAGGGTGTGGACCAGGTATAACTGCAACAAGGCAAAAGggagctttgctttgcttttcttctgtcatAAAACTAAAACAGGCTGGTCAAACAACAGCCTGACAACTTTACTAGCTTTTTGGCTTGTCTTCCTTCAGCCTTTCTTGTCTCTCGGCTTCCTTGGGTTTTTGATTTGGCTTGGAGACCTCGCGGTGGTCATGATCACAGATTTGGTTTTGGGTATCTGTTGCAGAATTGATAGAATTGGGAAGTTAAATAAAACAGGATCTTATTAAGGACACTGCAGTGTGTCATTGTGTTTCTTCCCTCATGAGATGCTTCTGGTTAGCTGCCTGAAATACAGGTTTCACAAGGAACTCCTGTAGCACAGAATTTTGTCTGGCAAAACTAATTGAGGAGAAATAGCCCAATTAAGAAACTCATTGTACTTTTCCATTTCTAATGGCAAACTCTGCTACAATTTATGTCCTGTAGGAAGAGTTTGCAGACTTGGAAAGGATCCTCATTATTTTTGAACTGACAAGCACTGCAACTCATGCATTCATGTTTGgcagtccccagaaccaaatgcTTCAGAGAGAAAGGGTGTCGTGCAAAGCCTTCAACAAAAGCATGCCTCATCTTCAGCTTCTTCAGTTAATGACCAGTTTCCAGCTGACATGTACGTGCCTACTAATATAACTGAAAGCATTATGTATGTTACTGTTTCATGTAGCAAAACAGAATGATATCCAGACCAGCCAGCAACTAGTACATGTCCCACTGTGGCTCAGCAAAAGCTTTAAACACAATTTCTCAGcttcatttaaaacagaaagcCTGACAGTATTTCAGGGAATATTCCTCTAAAAATCCACTTTCTCAATGAAAGCTCGTAAGCACCAGGGGAACAGGCACAGAGCACACTCAAAGCATCAGCTTTGAACATCTGGTTGTGTCTCTACTAGCACTTTCCTCTAATAGGAATGTTTTCCCAGATCCTGCCATTTGAATGTCTCCTGCTGGCAGTGCTTAAACCCCCAGGCCTTTGATCCATGAGTTCAGTACCAACATCCTTCCAATCCTTCAAGTTCTCAGCTGAGAATTCTCCAAAGGGGAGGATACACTATatggaaataaaatactgagTTTTTCCAGTTAAACCATTTCAGCCACCAAAATCTGCCTGTcccaaacacacaccaaaaaattCTTAGCAAGGCAAATACTCTCCTTTGACAAGTAAACAGCTGATGAAGACAAACAGGTCAGCAGCTAGCTGAGCAACATCCAGGGCCATTGCCCCGATGGTTTATTGGTCTTTGAATAATGTATCTCCTTCAAATAAGCCATATAGttaagagggagagaaagaagataTGGTGAACTTGTTACCTGTAGGAACATTCAGCCTTTATAAACCTTATTCTTATCTGATGTGTTCTGGATAAGATTTTTCCAGACTGTGTATAGTACTTGGACATGATCACTTGTGTGTTTTATTGCATGAACACTTACTCTGTAACACAAAAGAGCAATTGAATTCTGTACATGATTCATTTGTATTGCCTTCATCATATCCCATTACCGAAGCAGCAAATTCCTACTTGTCTGTAGGAGTTGATAGTGCCaccttctttccttctccacaGACATAACTATGCAGAAGGTTGATCTAATGACTTAATGCTActgaaaatcttaaaatttgcTCCCTAACCCAGGGCCACAAAACCCACCCCTTCATTTTACAGTAGCTCTGGCCCATATGCCTTTCTACAAGCCAGTTTTACACACTAATCCCACAGAAAACTACCTCCTCCATTTTTGTTAAGTTTGTTCTCTCGTTTTAGTGGGTTAAATCAGCTCATAGAAGTTTCCCAAGCAGCACAAACTGCATAAAGCCAGCAGCTTTCTGGGCAGAAACAGAATTCCCCACTTCCATCAGCAATGAGCCGATAACATGGCTCACCGCATCTTGAGAAAAGACACTGAGCCATCAGAACAATCATGTGAACATGCCTCATCTACAAAGTTTAAAACCAGATTAGCTTAACTCCCACTAAAGGTTCTTTCATCCACATCGACTTTGCACATGAGGAGACTTCATACCCTCAGTTTTGCAAGCTCATATGTTAAGGCAGCATCCTTCAACAGGAAAGTGGAAAGATCTTAAAAGAGCCACAAGCATTTTTGCAGTGATCATCCAACTGAAGCCCAGGAGGACGCAAAGCAATCACCGAAGACAGAATGCAAGCAGTGACTGGTGTAATGACTGTAACGCCAGGCTGAATGCAGAGAAAACCAAAAGGCACCAGATTTGGCAAGTAGAGGTAGGAGTGGTTTCCACACAAAGaactttattttcataaatacagcaggaaaaaagcaaacttttaaagaaggagggaaaaacaAAAGAGCTTTATGTCTATGTTTGATAAAAACACTTTCTCTAAGACACAAATCATTTACATTCTGATAACTCACATTCAAAAATAGAGAAAGGCAGCAGGGCATAACATTCAAATGAATACCTAGTAAAAGGtagtaatgtatttttattaataatcaAGAATATAACACTGCAATATTTAATCTtgaatttttatatacaaatgCCATATCCTACGCAGCAATAATTCAAGACATATACACCATAAGAAGCACATACACTAATTTCTATCAAACTGAAAAAGTAGGaattatatttaaacaaaatctCTTCCAAACTGGTAACGTAGAAAAACCACTGAGtggtaagcaaaaaaaaataaacactgaaataactgaagaaaactagtttaaaaagaaatacaattaacAAATAGAAATCACAATGTAGGATTACCTCTCTCCCAAatatcaaataatttattttgctctAAGGTAGATTacacagcacacagaaaaattaattatttcagtataGTAATAAAATGCAGGCTTTTGAAATTTGGTCCATTTACATTTTGCTTATTACTTTAGCCTGCCATATCAGAAAGAAAAGGTGTGTCCCTCGATCTTTGGATATATAAACCAGAGAAATTACATTCTTCAGCACAAAAGCAAGATTTTGAGAaatctgtgcattttttttttggttaagcATATGTAGTTTATTACTTTCATTCATGCAAAAGCTATGAATTAATCCCATTCCAGATGAGGATTTTACCATAAAATTTAAATAGTCAATTTAGTATagaacaatgggaaaaaaaattaacccacATAATATCTTGCTACTGAACCCTACTCAGTCAAAATCACCCTAACTTTTACACATTTGCCTTCTTAGACACAGGCCTAACAATTCATTCAGAAAAGCTAAAAGACATACAAATCTAAAAGAGAACAGATCTGAAAACTATGCTTATTTGCTTTTACGTAACAGGTTCAAACATTTATAAAGTTACATATAACCTCCAAAGAACACAGACACTAAATTGTTAAACAACCACTGCAGACCTGACAGTAATactaaagaaaaatgagtaatatcacTATGCTTATATTTCCTAAAAATGTAAGTGCAAATCAGAAGTTGCAGTTCAAATGTGCAGAAAGCttgaaatgaataaaataattcagGTGTATAACTATTAACATTCTGTGTTAGCCACATAATACATATAGATAGGAATTTTAACtagggaaaatttttttttttaatgtaagaagaGATAAATTCAATGGGGTTATATATCTGAAGGAGCAGAGAATCTTCCAACATTCTGTCACTGCCAAATCGTGCCTCAGGCACTGTATTCAATTGGCAAGTAAATTTGCAAAGCAATCACCTGTACAATCACAAACAAAATATATTCACACTCTGAAGTTACAGAACCTTTCATCAACATCTCAAAGCATGTTACATGGAGCACATATTCTCTCCTTATTGTAGCAACAGACACAGAAGACCTGCCCAAACTCCCCCATCTCCACATCAATGTACTCGTTTTTAAGCAGAATCCATATTTCCCAGATTTGATGCTCATTCTCAGGACTCTATAGAACAATCGTCACCTATCATATTATATTAATTTGACATGTATTATAgtagaattatatatatatgtgagaaATCCAGTTTGCAAAGATTACAAATGTATCAAGCTGCCAGTAAACAGTTCCTATATCTACATACGACGGTGCAAGTCAGTGGTGTCATAAAGGCACTTGTCTTTCACAGACAGTGTTGTCTTCTCTAATCAGTCAAAAAtagatctaaaaatatttattttaacatccAAACTGGTTTTTATTCCTTAAAGTGGTGCAAATCATCATCTATAGAACATCATCATCATTAATTCAACATGAAAAAGCTAAGTGCAAAGTATCCATACTTATATATATctttataattaattaattttaatgccATGCTctcaaaaaaatgccaaaaaacaTGCTACAGTAGAAATGTAATTGGCACTAGCAGCCACAAATAAAAAGGTAGGTGCATACAATAGTACAAGCAAGCTTATTTACTAAGTTACTAAAACGATGAGTTGCAAGGAGAGACATTTGCCACAAGTCTTTTCCAAGACATGCCTGAAGCCACACCTGACCAGTATGAAATAAATAACAGGCTTTTAGATCATTAGGGACATCTTTGTAGCTAGCTATGtgattttacaaaaataattccaaaatgCTCATTCACGTCAAAGTgaattctgcttctgttttcactgAATGTGAAAAGACAAGTCAAAACCAGATCTAACAACTGAGTTTAAAAAGACACCTAAGCAGCCACTAAAGTTCAGTGCAGTTTTCAGGGGTTTACAGATGGCAGTGTAAAATCCTCGATATCCCATTTATCTGGCCAGTATATATGTACAGATTTCCCTCTCCAAGTCTCAGTACCTTAAAGCAATAATTTGAAAGTTTCCACCAACAAAAGACTTGTTTTTGCAAATCAAAGGGCTCAGGTATTACAAAAAATAGACATAATTGGCTTTGCTATGTAAATGCTAATTTGCAGCTGGCATTATAGCTCCATTAAGTGAGAAAtctaaacacacagaaaagtgcGATAGATGGAATAAATCCAGTACAACCCAAAGGCCAGCAGGTTTTCTGCCCTTAATACTTTGTTGGAACAGCACATTAAGAGTATATTCAGACTGCTGTGAAGTTGCTGGATGGAGCCTCATGCTTGAATACTAATTTTCATGTCCAGTCTCCTCTAGTTTTGTCAGTACTGTACCACGAGGCAGTTTCTGCATCTTTGGAAAATCTTCATTCACTGAACATTATGCAAGGTTATTAAAACAAACcggaaaaaaaagaagccatttgATCACGTATTAAGCTAATCCTTCAGAGAATTGCACTTCTTTGCTTATAGCAGTGACCAGAATTGCTGATGTGTACTGACAGTTGCCATGGCAAGTGGGTGACTGCGTGGGATAGCAGACATATAGCCAAGTCAACTGCTTATGCAATCTCTGTGATTTAAGCAAGCACAGAACACACCACTTTTATTATGTGCTGCCAGTGATCTGCATAATGTGCCGAAGGAAAAAATGTTGTTCTGTGTTAGGCCATGGCTGTTTCAGTATTCCCATTCATCTGTTTTCATGTCCAGATAGTAAAGAATATTCTGCGCAAGCTTTACTGCTTGCTTTCTGGCAGCCTTACACCGCTCGTCACCTTGTGGATCTACAGCAtcaagtgctagaagttgttttGTAAGAAGTTCTTCCAATCTCATGTAATTTTTATCTGTTCTGTTTCCATCAAATGAAATCACCTCCTGCTGAATTTGGGACAAGTTTCCAAGTACATTCCAAACTGCTTTATGAGACTGATGTTCGGCAGCAGTTTGCTCAGAATACATTTGCCTTTTTTCAAGGGCTTCTTTCAAATCAATATACGTTATAAGAGTTTGAACTTCTATTACTGCTCTTCTCCTGGCTTCTCTAATACAGGGGTTTTTGCCTGGACTCACCTCATCTAAGTGGGCAATTAATCCCTGTAATTCTGCTTTGGATCCCAAATACAAATCAGAAGcattctctgtttttaaaagtaaagaatTAACTTCCTTCATTTTCTTGCGAATCTCTTCTATTTTCAGAATGGACTGATTTTGTGCCAAATCATAAGCGTGAGTAGAATTTGCTTCTTCTTCCAAGTCCAGGTATTTCTGCAACTTATTGATCTCTTCCACTACTTCCTTTctgtaatttcttatttctgtgcGACCACAGACATCTAAAGCATCCAAATCAGCAATGAGGCCTGTAAGCACACAGGATAGATGCCTGCAGGTATCATTACTACTCACTCCCATTAGAAGCGCAATAAGAGTTCCTCTTGCTTTGTTCACATCACACATTACAGAGTTAATTTTGGAGACAGAAGGATGTGCATCATTAGAGAGTGGCAGGGACAGCTGTTGCTTTACACAGCTTTCTATAATCTCCTGAACAGCACATACTTTTGTCAGAGTGCGATATCTTGCTTTGCGTAGAGAAACTTTCCCTCCGGTTTTCACCTGGGTAAGCCTCAACACAATGTCCTGAATACCTTCTTCAAATTCGTCACTTATACAGTTACCTCCTTTGTAAAAAGGTGTAATCTCACGTTCCACAAGTGACTGCGCCTCCTTGAATATAGCCTCTATTTCCAGTCTGCGCGGATGGTTTGCATTTTGTTCCAGTTCCTTAAGCAGCCTCTCTGTTTCCTGAGCAGCTCGTTTTCTGGCTTGCTGAATATCTCCCTTTCCTTCAGTGTCTACAGAATCTATTTCAAAAAGCTGTTTAGTGAGACTTCTTTCTAATTTCTTGTAATCTCGATCAGTAGACAGACCACTGAAGACAACCACTTGTTGTTCAATCTCTTTGacttctttctgtatttcatgCAACCGTTTTATGGATGGGTGTTGGTTACCCATATCCATTCTCTTCTTTCGTCCAGTTTCAGATGAACTACAAAGAAAGCGAGAACAAGACCTGCGATAAATAAAGCGCTATGCAACCACATGTCACAACTTTGACAACACCCTGAAGCACCTCAGCATTACAGCTATTTCAAATATCGCTAGCAATAGGAATAAACCACTTGGCTGACATTTCACAGCGACTCCTCTGTTGTTTCACACCTCTTTCTCTCACCCAGGCTGCAGGGGTGATGCTTTAGTTAGCACTCGACCGGCTCTTTGCATTTGCCCACAACCTTCAGCCCCCCCTTGCCCACCTGCCCTGCAGCTGAAGGCATCGCACAACAAACCCGACCCCCGCGGGTCAGAGGAAAAACAGCGGCAAAACCCGACCGCCGCCGGGGTGCCACaaccccagggcagggctgccttCCCCCGCACAGGCCCCACAGCCGAAGCTCCCCGCTCAGTTCCCGCCACCCCCGGCGGCCCCTCCAGGCCCCTGCACGGTAGCAACCTGGCCCCGGCGACGCGGCCCGCCGAAGCGGGGAGGGGAGGTGACAACGGGCCGCTCCGGGGGAGCCCGCGGGCACCCGAGGAGAGGCTCTCCCCCAACCGCCTCCCCCCGCAAACGCCCTCAGCGCCCGCAACGCTCCCCACCGGCTCCGGCCGCCTCacccgccggccgccccggcccAAGGacccgctgcccggcccggcgctgcgcTGCGCCACGGGCCGAGCGGCAGCGAAGCCCAGgagccccgccccgcggccgggcggcggcgggggcgggaaCGGCGGGGCCGAGGGACGCGGCCCCATCCCCGGCGCCGCCCCCGACCGCAGCGCCGCGCTCCGCTCCCGGCGGCCTCGCCTTTGCGACACTGCCGTAAAGCGCCAGCCGCCGGCAGGAGGCGGGTGATGGCGGCTGCCCGGCTGCTGGCGCGGGGTggcggctgctgccgccgcctcctcctttccttctcttcctcagccGCCGGCGGCCCCATGGCTCAGCGCGGGGAGCGGCAGGACAGCGCGGTAAATTCGGCCCGGAGGGGTGGGGGAGGCAGCTCTTGCGTCCCGGAGCCGCGGGGGAGGCCGCGAGGTTTCCCGCCCCTGCGGAGCCctgaggggggagcgggggggccggCCGGGCTGCCCCCGCGGTACCTCACAGCGCCGCTGGGCGGGCGCGGCCCGATAAAAGTCTGCGTTTCCTGCGGCCTCTCGTTACTTATTTAGTTTCCAGCGCCCCCGGTGTTGGTAAATACCCCGCGGGCCCTCCCGCGCCGTGCGGGTGGGGCGCCGAGGCACCGGGGAAGCCAAACGCTCTTCCAAGCGGGGCAGTACTTTATGGGCTCTTAGAGTCAGTTCTCCCTAAACCCGGCCTGAAAAGCTGCGCGCTTGTGCATGTTCACAAGGATGCACGAAGAAAGCAACGCTTAAGAAGACTTACATACCTGCTAGTTCTTGTCgtcaaatattttaatgaagtgGAATATCAgtgatatgaaaataaaaaaaaagatg
Above is a genomic segment from Athene noctua chromosome 6, bAthNoc1.hap1.1, whole genome shotgun sequence containing:
- the BAG5 gene encoding BAG family molecular chaperone regulator 5 isoform X2; the encoded protein is MDMGNQHPSIKRLHEIQKEVKEIEQQVVVFSGLSTDRDYKKLERSLTKQLFEIDSVDTEGKGDIQQARKRAAQETERLLKELEQNANHPRRLEIEAIFKEAQSLVEREITPFYKGGNCISDEFEEGIQDIVLRLTQVKTGGKVSLRKARYRTLTKVCAVQEIIESCVKQQLSLPLSNDAHPSVSKINSVMCDVNKARGTLIALLMGVSSNDTCRHLSCVLTGLIADLDALDVCGRTEIRNYRKEVVEEINKLQKYLDLEEEANSTHAYDLAQNQSILKIEEIRKKMKEVNSLLLKTENASDLYLGSKAELQGLIAHLDEVSPGKNPCIREARRRAVIEVQTLITYIDLKEALEKRQMYSEQTAAEHQSHKAVWNVLGNLSQIQQEVISFDGNRTDKNYMRLEELLTKQLLALDAVDPQGDERCKAARKQAVKLAQNILYYLDMKTDEWEY
- the BAG5 gene encoding BAG family molecular chaperone regulator 5 isoform X1, which translates into the protein MGPPAAEEEKERRRRRQQPPPRASSRAAAITRLLPAAGALRQCRKGEAAGSGARRCGRGRRRGWGRVPRPRRSRPRRRPAAGRGSWASLPLGPWRSAAPGRAAGPWAGAAGGSSETGRKKRMDMGNQHPSIKRLHEIQKEVKEIEQQVVVFSGLSTDRDYKKLERSLTKQLFEIDSVDTEGKGDIQQARKRAAQETERLLKELEQNANHPRRLEIEAIFKEAQSLVEREITPFYKGGNCISDEFEEGIQDIVLRLTQVKTGGKVSLRKARYRTLTKVCAVQEIIESCVKQQLSLPLSNDAHPSVSKINSVMCDVNKARGTLIALLMGVSSNDTCRHLSCVLTGLIADLDALDVCGRTEIRNYRKEVVEEINKLQKYLDLEEEANSTHAYDLAQNQSILKIEEIRKKMKEVNSLLLKTENASDLYLGSKAELQGLIAHLDEVSPGKNPCIREARRRAVIEVQTLITYIDLKEALEKRQMYSEQTAAEHQSHKAVWNVLGNLSQIQQEVISFDGNRTDKNYMRLEELLTKQLLALDAVDPQGDERCKAARKQAVKLAQNILYYLDMKTDEWEY